In Gracilimonas sp., a single window of DNA contains:
- a CDS encoding sigma-54 dependent transcriptional regulator, protein MDREVFQEQFGLLGTSEAMRQVIDKIMQVAKTDITVTLQGESGVGKDVTARAIHAMSERSRNNLVIVNCGAIPEGIIESELFGHEKGAFTGAEVSREGYFEKANGGTIFLDEIGDTPKNVQVKLLRVLENGEFFRVGSSKVQTTDVRVIAATNQDLWKMVKDGSFREDLYYRLDTVQIKLPPLRDREEDIIPIFKKFVEEYSSKYDSVFKGFSDEARELLVSYRWPGNIRELRNVAEQLVVLEKSQFIDKEKLQKYLKGRQHEGSADNLPMVSEEARRQQNSFDSNTEFDRKDRELIYRALVELRNDIADVKKMFANFLYSTFSTKNLKALPASVRDEVDKTEVPGVNVNLGDHTTLGMQSMPDEPEVDDSEESDLSDFLQNNEIPSIEEAEKFLIQQALKRFDGNRRKASETLGVSERTLYRKLDQYGLE, encoded by the coding sequence ATGGACCGCGAAGTATTTCAGGAACAATTTGGATTGTTAGGCACCTCTGAGGCCATGCGTCAAGTGATTGATAAAATCATGCAGGTGGCAAAAACTGACATTACGGTAACACTTCAGGGAGAAAGCGGTGTTGGTAAGGATGTAACTGCACGAGCTATCCATGCCATGAGTGAACGAAGCCGGAATAACTTGGTGATTGTAAATTGCGGAGCTATTCCTGAAGGCATCATCGAAAGTGAACTTTTTGGACATGAAAAAGGAGCTTTTACCGGTGCCGAAGTATCCCGTGAAGGATATTTTGAGAAAGCGAATGGCGGAACCATCTTTTTAGATGAAATTGGCGATACTCCAAAAAACGTTCAGGTAAAACTATTACGGGTACTTGAAAACGGTGAATTCTTTCGTGTAGGGTCAAGCAAAGTTCAAACAACGGATGTACGTGTTATTGCCGCCACCAATCAGGATTTGTGGAAAATGGTGAAGGACGGTTCTTTTCGTGAGGACCTTTATTACAGATTAGACACCGTTCAGATTAAACTCCCTCCATTACGAGACCGGGAGGAAGACATTATCCCAATATTCAAAAAATTTGTTGAAGAATACTCTTCGAAATATGATTCTGTCTTTAAGGGTTTTTCAGATGAAGCGCGAGAATTATTGGTTTCCTATCGATGGCCGGGCAATATTCGAGAGCTTAGAAATGTAGCAGAGCAGCTGGTTGTTTTGGAAAAATCTCAATTCATCGATAAAGAGAAACTTCAAAAATACTTAAAAGGAAGGCAACATGAAGGAAGTGCCGACAACCTTCCAATGGTTTCTGAAGAAGCAAGGCGACAACAAAATTCTTTTGATTCAAATACTGAATTTGACCGTAAAGACAGGGAATTAATCTATCGTGCTTTAGTTGAATTGAGAAATGATATTGCTGATGTAAAGAAAATGTTCGCCAATTTCCTGTATTCAACCTTTTCTACGAAAAACTTAAAAGCATTACCGGCTTCAGTGCGAGATGAAGTTGATAAAACGGAAGTTCCGGGCGTTAATGTAAACCTTGGAGACCATACTACTTTAGGAATGCAATCTATGCCGGATGAACCGGAGGTTGATGATTCAGAAGAATCAGATTTAAGCGACTTCCTCCAAAACAATGAAATTCCTTCGATCGAAGAGGCTGAAAAGTTTTTAATACAACAAGCGCTTAAGCGTTTTGACGGGAACAGAAGAAAAGCCTCCGAAACCCTCGGGGTAAGTGAACGAACTTTATATAGAAAACTGGATCAATATGGCCTGGAATAG
- a CDS encoding LptE family protein: MAWNRAWVVIILCVGFLFGGCLRYSFTGASIPPGVNTIYIPFFPDQSNSGLGDLSNRLNKVLIDRFVNQSKLQLANNEADADAILNGVITSYSNRPFSIGGDEQANQNEVSISVRATFRYTAKDEAEWSSSFNGRATYDPSVDPIEGENVAATGALEQVANNMFNDAVSNW; this comes from the coding sequence ATGGCCTGGAATAGAGCATGGGTTGTTATCATTTTGTGCGTTGGTTTTTTGTTTGGCGGATGTCTCCGTTACAGTTTTACCGGTGCATCCATCCCACCCGGAGTGAACACCATTTATATTCCTTTTTTCCCGGATCAATCCAATAGTGGTTTGGGGGATTTAAGTAATCGCTTAAATAAAGTGCTTATTGACCGGTTTGTGAATCAAAGTAAACTGCAGTTGGCTAATAACGAAGCTGATGCCGATGCCATTCTTAACGGGGTCATTACATCATATTCCAATCGTCCTTTTAGTATCGGAGGAGATGAACAAGCTAACCAGAATGAGGTCTCTATTTCAGTTCGTGCAACATTCCGGTACACAGCCAAGGATGAAGCCGAATGGAGTTCTTCTTTTAATGGAAGAGCAACTTACGATCCTTCTGTAGATCCAATAGAAGGTGAAAATGTTGCGGCCACCGGGGCTTTAGAACAAGTAGCCAATAATATGTTTAACGATGCGGTAAGTAATTGGTAA
- a CDS encoding tetratricopeptide repeat protein, which yields MQELPFNIPKSLSSFVEKFDEDPEKATLKLQNHLKKRGPDAVGHFLLSWFYHLQNKNNEAIKEALKAKTYAPGSPLMEHLHYYLVHPEKFKAAIPDHSYTSSTIKLQQGSRTSPVLDLDRLIEMLEQVESKRIKIPEDDEPFDESDLSKEAENVDDVVSETLAKIHSKQGRKKEAVKMYERLMDKNSDKADHYQKMIDKLKKT from the coding sequence ATGCAAGAACTTCCTTTCAACATACCTAAATCTCTTTCTTCCTTTGTAGAGAAGTTTGATGAAGACCCTGAGAAGGCTACTCTTAAACTTCAAAACCATTTGAAGAAACGTGGTCCCGATGCCGTAGGACATTTTCTGCTTTCTTGGTTTTATCATCTTCAAAACAAGAATAATGAAGCTATTAAGGAAGCCTTGAAGGCTAAAACCTATGCCCCGGGCAGCCCATTAATGGAGCATCTTCATTATTACCTGGTGCATCCTGAAAAATTTAAAGCTGCTATACCCGATCACTCTTATACTTCTTCAACTATAAAATTACAACAGGGCTCAAGAACCTCTCCTGTCCTCGATCTTGATCGCCTGATTGAAATGCTGGAACAGGTAGAATCTAAACGAATTAAAATTCCTGAAGATGACGAACCCTTTGACGAATCGGACTTAAGCAAGGAAGCTGAAAATGTAGATGATGTGGTATCAGAGACGCTTGCTAAAATTCATAGTAAGCAGGGCCGAAAAAAAGAGGCTGTTAAAATGTATGAAAGACTTATGGACAAAAACAGCGACAAGGCAGATCACTATCAGAAGATGATCGATAAACTAAAAAAAACCTAA
- a CDS encoding MBL fold metallo-hydrolase, which produces MEVNTFEVGPFLENTYLLSEGEQHLLIDPGFSTEPEYQKFKNTLSGELRAIVLTHAHVDHVLGLSRVLRDFEVPVYLCNEDRFLWDNFGSQAQMFGINQGGFDFEPETLPSEGDFNIGNFTFTCLYTPGHAPDHVSLYFEIDELVIAGDALFKESIGRTDLYKGSFEVLEKSIKEKLYSLPEGTIVYPGHGPVTTIKHEKKHNPFVK; this is translated from the coding sequence ATGGAAGTAAACACATTTGAAGTTGGTCCGTTTTTGGAAAACACCTATCTGCTAAGTGAGGGAGAACAGCATCTATTAATAGATCCCGGCTTTTCTACTGAGCCGGAATACCAGAAGTTCAAGAACACATTAAGTGGAGAATTACGCGCAATAGTGCTAACTCATGCCCATGTAGATCATGTATTAGGCCTGAGCCGTGTTCTTCGTGATTTTGAAGTGCCTGTATATCTGTGTAATGAAGATCGTTTTTTATGGGATAACTTTGGAAGTCAGGCACAAATGTTTGGTATCAACCAAGGCGGTTTTGACTTTGAGCCTGAAACTCTTCCGAGTGAAGGTGATTTTAACATTGGGAATTTCACTTTTACCTGTTTATATACTCCAGGGCATGCTCCTGATCATGTTTCTTTATACTTTGAGATAGATGAATTGGTTATAGCGGGAGATGCACTTTTTAAGGAAAGCATAGGTCGCACCGATCTTTACAAAGGAAGTTTTGAGGTACTTGAGAAAAGCATAAAAGAAAAGCTGTACAGCCTTCCCGAAGGTACAATCGTTTACCCGGGACACGGGCCTGTAACAACTATCAAACACGAGAAAAAGCACAATCCCTTTGTTAAATAA
- the rpmE gene encoding 50S ribosomal protein L31 yields the protein MKKGIHPDYKEITVLMSDGTEIKTRSTMDAKDGVYRSEVDSKNHPFYTKSNTFTSTAGRVDRFKRRYGKSEDK from the coding sequence ATGAAAAAAGGAATTCATCCAGATTATAAAGAAATTACGGTATTGATGAGCGATGGTACCGAAATTAAAACCCGCAGCACCATGGATGCTAAAGATGGCGTTTATCGCAGCGAGGTTGATTCTAAAAACCATCCGTTCTATACCAAAAGCAATACTTTTACTTCCACTGCCGGACGTGTTGACCGCTTTAAGCGCCGATACGGTAAAAGCGAAGACAAGTAA
- a CDS encoding sigma 54-interacting transcriptional regulator has protein sequence MKASTLGELKKSGWESVSVKEEIRKNLIKKIEAKEELFPGILGYDKTVLPQIQHALLSKHDMILLGLRGQAKSRILRLLVNFMDEYIPIVKGSEINDDPLNPLSKYAKELIEEKGDETPIEWLHRSFRYGEKLATPDTTVADLIGDIDPIKAATKKLTLADQNVINFGLIPRTNRGIFVINELPDLQPRIQVALLNIMQERDIQIRGFNVRIPLDVAMAFSANPEDYTNRGNIITPLKDRIDSQIITHYPKELGIGVEITKQEAWQERGNGIKIHIPDLFRQTIETAAFEARESEYVDQQSGVSTRMTITALEQVISSAERRAIVNGEKETSVRIADLYHMVPALTGKIELVYEGEQEGAASVAKHILGKAISKTFKIHFPDPQAKSENQKSVYKNITDWFADGNEINISDTLSNKEYEKTLNQVEGLESLVKKYVKDTSKAEKYLWMDFALEALHQNSMLSKQDLDDQTLYSDMLGSMFSSLGDFGEGGFDEFE, from the coding sequence ATGAAAGCGAGTACATTAGGCGAACTTAAAAAAAGTGGTTGGGAATCGGTTTCAGTAAAAGAAGAGATACGGAAAAACCTGATAAAAAAAATTGAGGCCAAAGAAGAGCTTTTCCCGGGTATTTTAGGATACGACAAAACAGTATTGCCTCAAATTCAACATGCCTTGCTGTCTAAGCATGATATGATTCTTTTAGGGTTACGAGGGCAGGCCAAATCACGTATTCTTCGTCTTTTGGTCAATTTCATGGATGAATATATCCCCATTGTAAAGGGTTCCGAAATAAATGATGATCCGCTGAATCCACTTTCTAAATATGCGAAGGAACTGATTGAAGAGAAAGGAGATGAAACCCCCATTGAGTGGTTGCATCGTTCTTTCCGTTATGGTGAGAAGCTGGCTACTCCGGATACAACGGTGGCTGATTTAATCGGGGATATTGACCCGATTAAAGCAGCAACGAAAAAACTGACCCTGGCTGATCAAAATGTAATTAACTTCGGACTCATACCCAGAACAAACCGGGGAATCTTTGTAATTAACGAACTTCCCGACCTTCAGCCAAGAATACAGGTTGCCCTTCTGAATATTATGCAGGAACGGGATATACAGATTCGCGGATTCAATGTTCGCATTCCTCTTGATGTAGCTATGGCTTTCTCAGCCAATCCGGAAGATTATACCAACCGGGGTAATATAATTACTCCCCTAAAAGACAGAATAGACTCTCAGATTATTACTCATTATCCTAAAGAACTGGGAATTGGAGTTGAAATCACCAAACAGGAAGCATGGCAGGAGCGAGGTAACGGAATTAAAATTCATATTCCTGATTTATTCAGGCAAACTATTGAAACGGCTGCTTTTGAAGCACGGGAGTCTGAATATGTAGATCAGCAAAGCGGAGTTTCAACAAGAATGACAATTACAGCTTTGGAGCAGGTTATCTCTTCTGCTGAACGCAGAGCTATTGTTAATGGTGAAAAAGAAACTTCTGTCCGAATTGCTGATTTATATCACATGGTTCCCGCGCTGACCGGTAAAATTGAACTGGTATACGAGGGAGAACAGGAAGGGGCTGCAAGTGTAGCTAAACATATACTGGGTAAAGCAATTAGCAAGACATTCAAAATTCATTTCCCCGATCCCCAGGCTAAATCAGAAAATCAAAAATCCGTTTATAAAAATATTACAGACTGGTTTGCAGATGGGAATGAAATAAATATTTCAGACACACTCTCAAATAAGGAGTATGAAAAAACTTTAAACCAGGTAGAAGGGCTGGAAAGTTTAGTTAAAAAATACGTCAAAGATACATCTAAAGCCGAAAAATACCTGTGGATGGATTTTGCATTAGAAGCTTTGCATCAAAATTCTATGCTCAGTAAACAAGACCTTGATGACCAAACATTATATTCTGATATGCTTGGTTCCATGTTTTCGTCTTTAGGTGACTTTGGGGAAGGAGGCTTTGATGAATTTGAATAA
- a CDS encoding anthranilate synthase component I family protein, with the protein MSKKQNYISQLITRLREQGAIILLESQMKNHPASTKSFLAAQPKAWIKAYGNEIRVIEDGEERITKGNPWDALQKFRSKTEDWLFGYLGYDLKNYVEEVSSENQALNDAPDLFFMVPELLLEIDSQHNIQVIKGELPEGIEPSEIRMFDKFSVQLESRIEETEYLKRVEMAQKDIFEGDYYEINLSHPLQFSFYGDPLDLYERMKEAGRVPFGSYVEVDGLAICCASPERFLAKKGSRVWSQPIKGTAARLPGQNPSLDIERLKNSEKERAENLMIVDLVRNDLSRIALKKSVKVSKLFEIQSFETVHQMVSTVECEVEKSAESIDLIKACFPMGSMTGAPKIAAMKAIDEYENYKRGVYSGALGYISPEGDFDFNVIIRTAIIDGNNLVNPVGGAITSDSDANAEWEETLLKARAITNILEIAKKPE; encoded by the coding sequence ATGTCCAAAAAACAGAACTACATATCACAATTAATTACTCGATTGCGTGAGCAGGGTGCGATAATTTTGCTTGAGTCACAGATGAAAAATCATCCGGCAAGTACCAAAAGTTTCCTGGCTGCTCAGCCTAAGGCGTGGATCAAGGCATATGGAAATGAGATCCGGGTGATTGAGGATGGTGAGGAACGTATTACTAAGGGAAATCCATGGGATGCACTTCAAAAATTTCGGTCAAAAACGGAGGATTGGCTTTTTGGATATTTAGGATACGATTTGAAGAATTATGTGGAGGAAGTCAGCTCAGAAAATCAAGCTCTTAATGATGCTCCTGATTTGTTTTTTATGGTACCGGAATTGCTTCTGGAAATAGACTCCCAACACAATATTCAAGTAATAAAGGGTGAACTCCCCGAGGGGATAGAGCCGTCAGAGATCAGAATGTTTGATAAATTCAGCGTTCAGCTCGAAAGCCGGATTGAGGAGACTGAGTACCTGAAACGGGTAGAAATGGCTCAAAAGGATATTTTTGAAGGTGATTACTATGAGATTAACCTGTCCCATCCGCTTCAATTTTCTTTTTACGGGGATCCCCTGGATCTATATGAAAGAATGAAAGAAGCCGGCAGAGTGCCCTTTGGAAGTTATGTAGAGGTTGATGGGCTGGCAATATGTTGTGCATCACCGGAGCGGTTTTTAGCTAAAAAGGGAAGCAGAGTTTGGTCTCAGCCTATCAAAGGTACAGCTGCACGGTTGCCGGGGCAAAATCCTTCACTTGATATCGAAAGATTGAAAAACTCGGAAAAAGAGCGGGCCGAAAATTTAATGATTGTCGATTTGGTCAGAAATGACTTGAGCCGGATTGCTCTAAAAAAGAGTGTAAAAGTCTCAAAGCTGTTCGAAATTCAAAGCTTTGAAACAGTACATCAAATGGTTTCAACAGTAGAATGTGAGGTTGAAAAGAGTGCCGAAAGTATCGACCTCATCAAAGCTTGTTTCCCAATGGGATCTATGACCGGAGCTCCTAAAATTGCCGCGATGAAGGCTATAGATGAGTATGAAAATTATAAGAGAGGGGTTTATTCCGGAGCCTTGGGGTATATATCACCCGAGGGAGATTTTGATTTTAATGTAATCATAAGAACGGCCATTATAGATGGAAATAATTTGGTTAATCCTGTGGGAGGAGCTATTACGAGCGACTCTGACGCTAACGCCGAATGGGAAGAAACCCTTTTGAAAGCCCGGGCAATTACAAATATACTTGAGATTGCAAAAAAGCCTGAATGA
- a CDS encoding quinone-dependent dihydroorotate dehydrogenase — MIYKKLIKPLLFRKEAEVAHELGLKIASKTHRSTFLQALASIAYNSNDTGLEQELFGCIFPNPIGLAAGFDKNGTTPLAMKALGFGFVEIGSITARPSPGNPKPRAFRIPEDHSLINRMGLNNEGADVITERLSNLNLDIPLGVNIAKTNDTSIEGDAALQDYLYSYEKAQAVADYITINISCPNTGEGKTFEDPQALRDLLAVLQPAKKGRKPSLVKFTVDIEKPDLEKLIRICEEFEVAGYVATNTSSDRQGLKTDSSTLNRIGNGGLSGRAIQERSTRVVKWIHEITGGEKPIIGVGGIDSPEAALAKIEAGADLLQIYTGLIYEGPGLISKIKKALVSENN; from the coding sequence ATGATATATAAGAAACTGATAAAACCATTATTATTTAGAAAAGAGGCTGAAGTAGCGCACGAGCTTGGACTTAAAATTGCGTCTAAAACACATCGTTCAACTTTCCTTCAAGCATTAGCCTCCATCGCCTATAATTCTAATGATACAGGTCTGGAACAGGAGTTGTTTGGCTGCATATTCCCAAATCCTATTGGCCTCGCAGCCGGTTTTGATAAAAACGGAACTACCCCGTTAGCGATGAAAGCCTTGGGTTTTGGTTTTGTGGAGATCGGAAGTATAACAGCCAGGCCATCACCCGGAAATCCTAAACCACGGGCTTTTCGAATTCCGGAAGATCATTCCCTTATAAACCGAATGGGGCTGAATAATGAGGGCGCAGATGTTATTACAGAGCGTCTTTCCAACTTGAATTTAGATATCCCTTTGGGAGTCAATATTGCAAAAACAAATGATACTTCCATTGAAGGAGATGCAGCCCTTCAAGACTATTTATACAGCTACGAAAAAGCACAGGCCGTTGCTGATTATATCACCATCAATATATCGTGCCCAAACACCGGCGAAGGGAAAACCTTTGAAGATCCCCAAGCCTTGCGAGACCTTTTAGCTGTTCTTCAACCAGCGAAAAAAGGCCGCAAACCATCGCTTGTTAAGTTTACTGTTGATATTGAAAAACCGGATTTAGAAAAACTCATCCGAATTTGTGAAGAATTCGAAGTAGCAGGTTATGTTGCTACAAATACCTCTTCTGACCGGCAAGGTCTGAAAACAGATTCTTCAACCTTAAACCGGATTGGCAATGGCGGATTAAGCGGACGTGCTATTCAAGAAAGAAGTACCCGGGTTGTAAAATGGATTCATGAAATCACCGGCGGGGAAAAACCCATTATAGGGGTAGGAGGAATCGACAGTCCCGAGGCTGCATTAGCTAAAATTGAAGCCGGAGCAGATCTACTTCAAATTTATACCGGGCTTATTTACGAGGGACCGGGATTAATCTCCAAAATTAAAAAAGCGCTTGTCAGTGAAAACAACTAA
- the pyk gene encoding pyruvate kinase → MISARRRTKIVCTIGPSCNTQEKIEDLLLHGMNVARVNFSHGTHSDHAQVIKNIRKAAKKYKYSIPVLMDLQGPKIRVGQMKDGGQELETGSTIKITAEDVEGTDKIIPIDYKSLIHEAEPGNSILLDDGLLEFKVTEKYPDSLQAKVVVGGMLKSRKGVNLPNVRISIPSLTEKDIKDLEFGIKQDVDLIALSFVRTAKDVRDIISRVRAAGSQAAIIAKIEKPEALEVIDEIIEEADGIMVARGDLGIEIPTEQVPVVQKMIIEKCRMAGKPVITATQMLDSMITNPRPTRAESSDVANAVLDGTDAVMLSGETAAGAYPMEAVNVMDRICRSIEDNRPQLYNSLGYRKPEWKEKQVIESLAYSCVTIADNVEAKAISTITHSGNTARRIAKFRPQVPIVAFTENQKVRRQLNLIWGVYSVRLDELFDTDQSVKIMEDYLKDNGMVKNGDRIIVATGMPIAKRGRTNMIKVSTIE, encoded by the coding sequence ATGATTTCTGCAAGGAGACGAACAAAAATTGTTTGTACCATAGGTCCAAGCTGTAATACTCAGGAAAAGATTGAAGACCTGCTTTTACACGGAATGAACGTTGCGAGGGTCAATTTCTCTCATGGCACACATTCAGACCATGCTCAGGTTATCAAGAATATTCGAAAAGCAGCAAAAAAATATAAGTACAGTATCCCGGTATTGATGGATTTGCAAGGCCCTAAAATAAGAGTGGGCCAAATGAAGGATGGTGGGCAGGAATTGGAAACCGGTTCAACGATCAAAATTACTGCTGAAGATGTGGAAGGAACTGACAAAATAATTCCCATAGATTATAAAAGCCTGATTCATGAAGCAGAGCCGGGCAACTCAATTTTATTGGATGACGGTTTGCTTGAATTTAAAGTTACCGAGAAATATCCGGATTCTTTGCAGGCTAAAGTGGTGGTTGGCGGTATGCTAAAATCAAGAAAAGGGGTAAACCTTCCGAATGTCCGTATTTCCATTCCCTCTCTAACCGAGAAAGATATCAAAGACCTTGAATTTGGCATTAAGCAGGATGTTGATTTAATAGCTCTTTCATTTGTTCGTACGGCGAAAGATGTTCGGGATATCATCTCCAGGGTACGTGCGGCGGGCAGTCAGGCTGCTATTATCGCCAAAATCGAAAAACCTGAAGCGCTGGAGGTGATTGATGAAATCATCGAAGAAGCGGATGGAATTATGGTTGCAAGGGGAGACTTGGGAATTGAAATACCCACCGAACAGGTTCCGGTTGTGCAAAAAATGATCATAGAAAAGTGCCGAATGGCAGGTAAGCCGGTAATTACAGCAACTCAGATGCTGGATTCGATGATTACCAATCCCCGTCCAACTCGTGCTGAAAGCTCTGATGTAGCCAATGCAGTACTGGATGGCACCGATGCTGTTATGCTTTCAGGTGAAACAGCCGCAGGCGCCTATCCGATGGAAGCCGTTAACGTGATGGACAGGATCTGCCGGTCTATTGAGGATAACCGGCCGCAACTGTATAACAGCCTTGGTTACCGTAAACCGGAATGGAAAGAAAAGCAGGTTATTGAATCACTGGCGTATTCTTGTGTTACCATTGCTGATAATGTTGAAGCTAAAGCAATCAGCACCATTACCCATTCCGGAAATACGGCTCGAAGAATTGCAAAATTCCGGCCGCAGGTGCCGATTGTAGCATTTACGGAAAATCAAAAAGTGCGCCGACAGTTAAATCTTATCTGGGGGGTATACTCCGTACGTTTGGATGAACTTTTTGATACCGACCAAAGCGTTAAAATTATGGAAGATTATTTGAAAGATAACGGCATGGTTAAGAATGGAGACCGGATTATTGTAGCTACCGGAATGCCTATTGCCAAACGCGGACGTACTAACATGATAAAAGTTAGTACGATTGAATAA
- a CDS encoding GWxTD domain-containing protein gives MRIFKVQIPAILIASGFSLILTACSNTYVEDIKRGSTYDYQPGLPELWFEPSGTITSEGQPKMKIAGAIPKNSLIYKKVDGILTASISINIEVINTTTNETFSDSFASDILQGEVNNSLNEELYNFYKEYNVKGGYFDVIVSVMDQATGKLTVRQAKAHIPILEDGVRNITSIRLLAKQDQTSGNFVPVPTYDVNQTADSLKFEFQVANTSEDRSPLIFNARLIKFKADTSIAAPMTYTNRSASSIEYKGIDLRDYEVIQSTQRQLSQPGNVTVEFVFNNLPKGNYRFEVGQNLEERSKLYKARDFSIKGDNYPLVQSPRELAEPLIYIMEPQEYEQLMRINSNDSLKATVDRFWLTNIQNSSLARSVISLYYHRVEEANKLFSNFKEGWKTDMGMVYILFGPPFYQTKSLNEIRWAYSYDLNVPEYNFIFRRNKSRSDVYPFEHYVLQRDNVYFQLEYRVRQLWLSGGILTATL, from the coding sequence ATGAGGATCTTTAAAGTTCAAATTCCAGCCATTTTAATTGCCTCAGGTTTTTCACTGATCTTGACAGCCTGTTCAAATACTTATGTGGAAGACATCAAGAGAGGTTCTACATATGATTATCAACCCGGATTACCTGAGCTTTGGTTTGAACCATCAGGGACCATCACATCAGAGGGACAACCAAAGATGAAAATAGCCGGTGCAATTCCTAAAAACAGCCTTATTTATAAGAAAGTAGATGGAATACTTACCGCTTCTATCAGTATAAATATCGAAGTTATCAATACTACAACCAACGAAACGTTTTCAGATTCATTCGCTTCTGATATTTTGCAAGGCGAAGTGAATAACTCGTTAAATGAAGAGCTTTATAACTTCTACAAAGAATATAATGTGAAAGGCGGATATTTTGATGTGATTGTTTCCGTTATGGATCAGGCTACCGGAAAACTAACCGTAAGGCAGGCGAAAGCTCATATTCCAATATTGGAAGATGGAGTGAGGAATATCACCAGCATCCGTTTGCTGGCTAAACAGGATCAAACTTCAGGTAATTTTGTACCTGTTCCAACCTATGATGTAAACCAAACAGCAGATAGTCTGAAATTTGAATTTCAGGTCGCAAATACTTCTGAAGATCGATCTCCCCTTATATTTAATGCCAGGCTTATCAAGTTCAAAGCTGATACAAGTATTGCAGCACCGATGACCTATACCAATCGCTCAGCATCCAGTATTGAATATAAGGGTATTGACCTGAGAGATTATGAGGTAATTCAAAGTACACAGCGACAGTTATCACAGCCGGGCAATGTTACTGTAGAATTTGTATTTAATAATCTGCCTAAAGGAAATTATCGATTTGAAGTTGGGCAGAACCTCGAAGAAAGAAGCAAACTTTATAAAGCCCGCGATTTTTCTATCAAAGGAGATAATTACCCTTTGGTGCAATCTCCAAGGGAATTAGCCGAACCCCTGATTTACATCATGGAGCCACAAGAGTATGAACAACTGATGCGGATAAATTCAAATGATTCACTAAAAGCAACGGTTGACCGATTCTGGCTGACCAACATTCAAAATTCATCTTTAGCAAGAAGCGTCATTTCCTTATACTACCACAGGGTTGAAGAAGCAAACAAACTGTTTTCAAATTTTAAGGAAGGCTGGAAAACCGATATGGGTATGGTTTACATTTTGTTTGGCCCCCCCTTTTATCAAACTAAGAGTTTGAATGAAATCAGGTGGGCATATTCATATGACCTGAACGTACCCGAATACAATTTTATATTTAGGCGTAATAAATCCAGATCAGATGTGTACCCCTTTGAACACTACGTTCTACAAAGAGATAACGTCTATTTTCAACTTGAGTACAGAGTAAGGCAATTGTGGCTTTCAGGAGGAATTTTAACAGCTACCTTGTAA
- a CDS encoding GIY-YIG nuclease family protein has product MQAYAYIVTNPKKTTLYTGVTNDLRRRIVEHYLSRGSSNSFAGKYHCYLLVWYEAFPTMNEAIQAEKRIKGKSRKWKEDLITNRNFKWNSLNKNILGEWPPNKTLPN; this is encoded by the coding sequence ATGCAGGCTTACGCATACATAGTGACAAATCCTAAAAAGACGACGTTATACACAGGTGTAACAAATGATCTCAGAAGAAGAATTGTAGAGCATTACCTTAGCCGTGGTTCTTCAAATTCATTTGCTGGAAAGTATCATTGTTATCTTCTTGTTTGGTATGAAGCTTTTCCTACAATGAATGAGGCTATTCAAGCTGAAAAGAGAATTAAAGGCAAGAGTAGAAAATGGAAAGAGGATTTGATTACAAATAGAAATTTTAAATGGAATTCTCTTAATAAAAATATTCTTGGAGAATGGCCACCAAATAAAACTCTTCCAAATTAG